In the genome of Polaribacter sp. MED152, one region contains:
- a CDS encoding C40 family peptidase: MSSCSSSKSTVSATKNKGKKADRIVANALKYKGVKYKFGGTTKKGMDCSGIVFVAFGKENIKLPRVSKNMAKTGKKVALKKAKKGDLIFFKTRKNYKNINHVGLIVSAKKGQIQFIHSTSSRGVIVSSLSQKYWRKAFVKINRIL; the protein is encoded by the coding sequence TTGAGCAGCTGTTCTTCTTCGAAAAGTACAGTTAGCGCAACTAAAAATAAAGGAAAAAAGGCTGATAGAATTGTAGCAAACGCCTTAAAATATAAAGGGGTAAAATATAAATTTGGGGGCACTACCAAAAAAGGTATGGATTGCTCAGGAATTGTATTTGTTGCTTTTGGTAAAGAGAATATAAAATTACCACGTGTTTCTAAAAACATGGCAAAAACCGGTAAAAAAGTAGCTTTAAAAAAAGCTAAAAAAGGTGATTTGATATTTTTTAAAACGCGTAAAAACTATAAAAATATTAATCATGTTGGCCTTATTGTTTCTGCAAAAAAGGGTCAAATACAATTTATACATTCTACGTCTTCTAGAGGTGTAATTGTTTCTTCTTTATCTCAAAAATATTGGAGAAAAGCCTTTGTAAAAATCAACAGAATACTTTAA
- the lpxB gene encoding lipid-A-disaccharide synthase — MKYYIIAGEASGDLHGSNLMKAIYKEDADADIRFWGGDLMQKAGGFLVSHYKERAFMGFFEVLKNLNKVLVFIEFCKKDIEEFQPDVIVFIDNSGFNLRIAKWAKKKGFLTNYYISPQVWASRATRVKSIKRDVDNMFVILPFERDFYKKFDYEVTFVGHPLIDAIAGRKQVSEFEFRKEHNLGDKPIIALLPGSRKQEITKKLNVMLSLVDDFKEYTFVIAGAPSQDFSFYKNIIGSREVRFIDNKTYDLLSVSYAALVASGTATLETALFKVPQVVCYKGGFISYQIAKRIITLKFISLVNLIMDREVVKELIQNDLTKSNLKKELTKILDEQHREQMFLDYFDLEKKLGGKGASAKTAKLIIENIKAKS; from the coding sequence ATGAAATACTACATTATTGCAGGTGAAGCTTCAGGAGATTTGCATGGTTCTAATTTAATGAAAGCCATTTACAAAGAAGATGCAGATGCAGATATTCGTTTTTGGGGTGGAGATTTAATGCAGAAAGCAGGAGGTTTTTTAGTAAGCCATTATAAAGAGAGAGCTTTTATGGGCTTTTTCGAGGTTTTAAAGAATTTAAACAAGGTATTAGTATTTATAGAATTTTGTAAGAAGGATATTGAAGAATTTCAACCAGATGTAATTGTTTTTATAGACAATTCTGGTTTTAATTTAAGAATTGCAAAATGGGCAAAGAAAAAAGGTTTTTTAACCAATTATTATATTTCTCCTCAAGTTTGGGCTAGTAGAGCAACAAGAGTAAAAAGTATAAAGAGAGATGTAGACAATATGTTTGTGATACTACCTTTCGAAAGAGATTTTTATAAGAAATTCGATTATGAAGTTACCTTTGTTGGGCACCCATTAATTGATGCAATTGCAGGCAGAAAACAAGTAAGTGAGTTCGAATTTAGAAAAGAACATAATTTAGGAGATAAGCCCATCATTGCCTTATTGCCTGGAAGTAGAAAGCAAGAAATTACTAAAAAACTAAATGTAATGCTTTCTTTAGTAGATGATTTTAAAGAATATACCTTTGTTATTGCAGGTGCTCCCAGCCAAGATTTTTCCTTTTATAAAAATATTATTGGTTCTAGAGAAGTTCGTTTTATAGATAATAAAACCTATGATTTATTAAGTGTTTCTTATGCAGCATTGGTAGCTTCTGGTACAGCAACTTTAGAAACAGCACTTTTTAAAGTGCCACAAGTAGTTTGTTATAAGGGTGGTTTTATTTCTTATCAAATTGCTAAAAGAATTATCACATTAAAATTCATTTCTTTAGTTAATTTAATAATGGATAGAGAAGTGGTGAAAGAACTAATTCAAAACGATTTAACAAAATCTAATTTAAAAAAGGAATTAACAAAGATTCTAGATGAGCAGCATCGTGAACAAATGTTTCTAGATTATTTTGACTTAGAAAAAAAATTAGGAGGTAAAGGTGCATCAGCCAAAACCGCTAAATTAATTATAGAAAATATAAAAGCCAAATCTTGA
- the surE gene encoding 5'/3'-nucleotidase SurE, producing the protein MQEKPLILVTNDDGITAPGIRALIKIMNKIGEVVVVAPDSPQSGMGHAITVDNVLTCNPITIDDGPQLEYTCSGTPADCVKMAISEILNKKPDLCVSGINHGANSSINVIYSGTMSAAIEAGIEGVPAIGFSLLDFKWHADFKPAEDFVKNITLNTLLNGLPEGVVLNVNIPNLKKEEIKGTKICRQAMGVWKEDFDKRKSPFGKEYYWLSGEFVNRDKGQDTDVYALENGYISIVPVQFDLTAHHMIQKLNSWEL; encoded by the coding sequence ATGCAAGAGAAACCTTTAATTTTAGTAACAAATGATGATGGAATTACGGCTCCAGGAATAAGAGCTTTAATTAAAATTATGAATAAAATTGGAGAGGTAGTTGTTGTGGCTCCTGATAGTCCACAAAGTGGTATGGGGCATGCAATTACTGTAGACAATGTGTTAACTTGTAATCCTATTACTATTGATGATGGCCCTCAATTAGAATATACTTGTTCTGGAACTCCAGCAGATTGTGTAAAAATGGCCATCAGCGAAATTTTAAATAAAAAGCCAGATTTATGTGTTTCTGGTATAAACCATGGAGCAAATTCATCTATAAACGTAATTTATTCAGGTACTATGAGTGCTGCAATTGAAGCAGGTATAGAAGGTGTACCAGCTATTGGTTTTTCTTTGCTAGATTTTAAATGGCATGCAGATTTTAAACCAGCAGAAGATTTTGTTAAAAACATTACTTTAAATACTTTGTTAAATGGTTTGCCTGAAGGTGTTGTTTTAAATGTAAATATTCCAAATTTAAAGAAGGAAGAAATAAAAGGTACCAAGATTTGTAGGCAAGCTATGGGTGTTTGGAAAGAGGATTTTGACAAACGAAAAAGCCCTTTTGGTAAAGAATATTACTGGCTTTCTGGAGAGTTTGTCAATAGAGATAAAGGTCAAGATACAGATGTTTATGCTTTAGAAAATGGTTACATATCTATTGTGCCTGTTCAGTTCGATTTAACTGCACATCATATGATTCAAAAATTAAACTCTTGGGAACTGTAA
- a CDS encoding carboxy terminal-processing peptidase — protein MKTNFKISTTLLAFLLLINTFSTNSAEINATNDPEKDKVLVYVLKNILTRGHFVVKEMNDDFSEHVYNSFLEGLDSSKRYFTQKDIKEFSKYKYQIDNQLLRDDLTFYKLVYGRFLEKIKNAKSYYEDLLAQPFNFDKNETIDLDYKNLPFAKNDNELIDYWRKQLKLQTLSRIQEQTAIQKNKLEKDKNYPVKSFKTLEKEARAEVLKNMEELYIRIEELENDDWFSTFLNSVVGAFDPHTTYMDPDIKERFDQNISGKLEGIGARLQKKGIYTHVSELVAGGPASKQGDLEPGDIILKVAQGDEEPLDIVGMRLDDAIKFIKGKKGTEVQLTVKKKIDGSIQVISIIRDVVQLDETFVKSSIVEKNGKKYAIIDLPSFYIDFSDNNYRDSAKDMEKEIERLKAEGVSGLIVDLRNNGGGSLKTAIEISGLFIDKGPIVQVKYRGENPIVKEDIDPTVQWDGAVVVLVNEFSASASEIFAAAMQDYKRGVILGGNQTYGKGTVQNILPINQFYPKYEKDLGYLKMTIQKFYRVNGGSTQKEGVYSDIAMPSRLSYMKYGERDLDGALNWDKVPQAKYTQTNTYANFNDVVYNSKQRIANSENFKMVNEYAKWLKENQDDTSFSLNYKRFFAENELKEKEADKFKSVFDYKSNLTFTSPKYEKDLFKNDKDLADKRIAWHKNLSKDMYISEALNVLSELKLREQSESIKN, from the coding sequence ATGAAGACGAATTTTAAAATTAGCACTACCCTTTTAGCATTTTTATTACTAATTAATACTTTCTCTACAAACTCAGCAGAGATCAATGCTACAAATGATCCTGAGAAAGATAAAGTTCTAGTATATGTTTTAAAGAATATTTTAACACGTGGCCATTTTGTAGTTAAAGAAATGAACGATGATTTTTCGGAGCATGTTTACAATAGTTTTTTAGAAGGATTAGACAGCAGCAAACGTTACTTTACGCAAAAAGACATCAAAGAATTTTCGAAATACAAATATCAAATAGACAATCAGCTTTTAAGAGATGATTTAACGTTTTACAAATTGGTGTATGGTAGATTTTTAGAAAAAATTAAAAATGCAAAATCATATTATGAAGATTTATTGGCTCAGCCATTTAATTTTGATAAAAACGAAACCATAGATTTAGATTACAAGAATTTACCTTTTGCAAAAAATGATAATGAATTAATTGATTATTGGAGAAAGCAATTAAAGTTACAAACATTAAGCAGAATTCAAGAACAAACTGCAATTCAGAAAAACAAATTAGAAAAGGATAAAAACTATCCTGTAAAATCTTTTAAAACTTTAGAAAAAGAAGCAAGAGCAGAAGTTCTAAAAAATATGGAAGAGCTTTACATAAGAATAGAAGAACTAGAAAACGATGATTGGTTTTCTACTTTCTTAAACTCTGTAGTTGGCGCATTTGATCCTCATACAACTTACATGGATCCAGATATTAAAGAACGTTTTGACCAAAATATCTCTGGAAAACTAGAAGGTATAGGAGCTCGTTTACAGAAAAAAGGAATTTACACACATGTATCTGAATTGGTTGCAGGTGGCCCAGCATCTAAACAAGGAGATTTAGAGCCTGGAGATATTATTTTAAAAGTTGCACAGGGAGATGAAGAACCATTAGATATAGTTGGTATGCGTTTAGACGATGCCATTAAATTTATAAAAGGTAAAAAAGGTACAGAAGTACAACTAACAGTAAAGAAAAAAATTGATGGTTCTATTCAAGTTATTTCAATAATTAGAGATGTTGTACAATTAGACGAAACTTTTGTAAAATCTAGTATTGTAGAAAAAAATGGCAAAAAATATGCAATTATAGACTTACCAAGTTTTTACATCGACTTTTCTGATAATAATTACAGAGATTCTGCAAAAGACATGGAAAAAGAAATTGAGCGCTTAAAAGCGGAAGGTGTTTCTGGTTTAATTGTAGATTTAAGAAACAATGGTGGTGGTTCTTTAAAAACAGCCATTGAGATTTCTGGTTTATTCATTGATAAGGGACCTATTGTTCAAGTAAAATACAGAGGAGAAAATCCTATAGTTAAAGAAGATATAGACCCAACAGTTCAATGGGATGGAGCTGTAGTTGTTTTAGTAAACGAGTTTTCTGCATCAGCCTCAGAAATTTTTGCAGCTGCAATGCAAGATTATAAAAGAGGTGTTATTTTAGGAGGTAACCAAACTTATGGAAAAGGTACTGTACAGAATATATTACCTATCAATCAGTTTTATCCTAAATACGAAAAAGATTTAGGGTACTTAAAAATGACCATTCAAAAATTTTATAGAGTTAATGGTGGATCTACACAGAAAGAAGGTGTTTATTCAGATATTGCTATGCCAAGTAGATTGAGCTACATGAAATATGGCGAACGTGATTTAGATGGCGCTTTAAATTGGGACAAAGTTCCACAAGCAAAATATACTCAAACAAATACGTATGCAAACTTTAATGATGTAGTTTACAACAGTAAACAAAGAATTGCAAATAGCGAAAACTTTAAAATGGTTAATGAGTATGCAAAATGGTTAAAAGAAAATCAAGATGACACTTCTTTTTCTTTAAACTACAAACGCTTTTTTGCAGAGAATGAATTAAAGGAAAAAGAAGCTGATAAATTTAAATCGGTTTTTGATTATAAATCGAACTTAACCTTTACTTCTCCTAAATATGAAAAAGATCTTTTTAAGAATGATAAAGATTTAGCCGATAAAAGAATTGCTTGGCACAAAAATTTATCTAAAGACATGTATATTTCTGAAGCTTTAAATGTTTTAAGCGAGTTGAAACTTAGAGAGCAATCAGAAAGCATTAAAAATTAA
- a CDS encoding thioesterase family protein, with the protein MTYNVNFATKWSDFDPNRHMRHTAYNEYAAEVRIRYFSAQNFSIEEFTKHNIGPILFEEYTSFRKEIHLGENITVNMKLSGLSKNNERWKITHEVFNEAGQLSAIIKVYGAWIDLQKRKLTIPPKEAEHLFLNTDKTDDFEEIVLKKKS; encoded by the coding sequence ATGACATACAACGTAAACTTTGCCACAAAATGGTCGGATTTTGATCCAAACAGACATATGCGTCACACAGCTTATAATGAATATGCTGCAGAAGTAAGAATTAGATATTTCTCTGCTCAAAACTTTTCGATAGAGGAATTTACCAAACATAATATTGGACCTATTCTTTTCGAAGAATACACTTCTTTTAGAAAAGAAATTCATTTAGGTGAAAATATAACTGTAAACATGAAACTTTCTGGCTTGTCAAAAAATAATGAACGTTGGAAAATTACGCATGAAGTTTTTAATGAAGCTGGTCAACTATCTGCTATCATAAAAGTATATGGTGCTTGGATAGATTTACAAAAAAGAAAACTAACTATACCTCCAAAAGAAGCTGAACATTTATTTTTGAATACTGACAAAACTGATGATTTTGAAGAGATAGTGCTAAAAAAGAAGTCTTAA
- a CDS encoding AraC family transcriptional regulator, which translates to MKTIHLNLADKKSIFETLQTEFGGDISKRYREVEFTLNNKIGSGIIRGIELENGITFLEFDLACNEDVKITLQNKTEQFVTFAYCGDGSISHNFGNKNENHKIEAYQTSIISNIKSTTNELTFKKDENVKCTLINVNTLFESKTNNKLNTLFIKDKTSDFFYCGSHNLKIAETIKQIDSVKNKGIVRTLLINGLVNVVLALEIAQHNKDIRNTDLRSASLTKNEMAQVKEISDYIQNYYDTNLQISELEKKAGLTAAKLQEGFKLLHGLTICDYVKSVRLKKSEELISTTDLSVSEIVYSLGFSSRSYFSKIFKEKYNCTPSSYKKKNRLVAISA; encoded by the coding sequence ATGAAAACTATACATTTGAATTTAGCAGATAAAAAGTCAATCTTCGAAACTTTACAAACTGAATTCGGAGGAGACATTTCAAAAAGATATAGAGAAGTTGAGTTTACCCTAAACAATAAAATAGGTTCTGGTATTATTAGAGGAATTGAGTTAGAAAACGGAATTACTTTCTTAGAGTTTGACTTAGCTTGTAATGAGGATGTAAAAATTACATTACAAAATAAAACAGAACAGTTTGTAACCTTTGCTTATTGTGGAGATGGTTCTATTTCTCATAATTTTGGAAACAAAAACGAGAATCATAAAATTGAGGCGTACCAAACTTCTATTATTTCTAATATTAAATCTACAACAAACGAATTAACGTTTAAAAAAGACGAAAATGTAAAGTGTACATTAATTAATGTAAATACATTATTTGAGTCTAAAACGAACAATAAATTAAACACTTTATTTATTAAAGATAAAACATCTGACTTTTTCTATTGTGGATCTCACAACTTAAAAATTGCAGAAACTATTAAACAAATAGATAGTGTAAAAAACAAAGGTATTGTAAGAACTTTACTAATTAATGGATTGGTAAACGTTGTATTGGCTTTAGAAATTGCACAACATAATAAAGACATTAGAAATACCGATTTAAGATCTGCTTCATTAACTAAAAATGAAATGGCTCAGGTAAAAGAAATATCAGATTACATTCAAAATTACTACGATACCAACTTACAAATTTCTGAATTAGAGAAGAAAGCTGGTTTAACAGCTGCTAAATTACAAGAAGGTTTTAAATTATTACATGGTTTAACCATCTGTGATTATGTAAAATCTGTAAGATTAAAAAAATCTGAAGAGTTAATTTCTACAACAGACTTGAGTGTTTCTGAAATTGTTTACAGTTTAGGATTTAGTAGTAGAAGTTATTTTTCTAAAATATTTAAAGAAAAATATAACTGTACACCAAGTTCATATAAAAAGAAAAACAGATTAGTTGCAATTTCTGCCTAA
- a CDS encoding DUF3095 domain-containing protein has protein sequence MKDNTTFYKTIKKNRIALKDLLQNENLFSSVPKNWHIVVTDVQNSTLAVANGKHNDVNLTATGSIITVLNKIKKLDAEVRIPYFFGGDGATFIVPPSIILEVLKVLTDYCIHIKNTLDLDLRVGSLEVEEVYKNDFTLRISKLKVNDFLTTPVILGNGLKFAESKIKQQFEGNNLPDQEKLLIDLKGMECRWDEIYPSANSKRIACLLISATSETKQAEIFNQIINEIDYIFGDLHQRNPITIQRLKLKPTLKKIKKEMYTRIGVYKSGYLMNNWLITFFGQYYFKFFNSGKSYLYKVTQLSDTIMLDGSINTVISGDDRQFAKLKTFLDSLELSGKIIYGLHKTYASILSCYVEDRDRKHIHFVDGTEGGYTTASIEYKTKIKKQYISKF, from the coding sequence ATGAAAGACAACACTACTTTTTACAAAACCATAAAAAAGAATAGAATTGCGTTAAAAGACTTATTGCAGAATGAGAATTTGTTTAGTAGTGTGCCCAAAAACTGGCATATTGTAGTAACAGATGTTCAAAATTCTACATTAGCAGTTGCTAATGGTAAACACAATGATGTAAATTTAACAGCTACAGGAAGTATTATTACAGTTTTAAATAAAATTAAAAAACTGGATGCCGAAGTTAGAATTCCATATTTCTTTGGTGGTGATGGAGCTACTTTTATTGTGCCACCATCTATTATTTTAGAAGTTCTAAAAGTACTAACAGACTATTGTATACATATTAAAAACACTTTAGATCTAGATTTAAGAGTGGGTTCTCTAGAAGTAGAAGAGGTTTATAAAAACGATTTTACACTAAGAATTTCAAAACTAAAAGTGAATGATTTTTTAACCACACCTGTTATTCTAGGTAATGGATTAAAATTTGCTGAATCTAAAATTAAACAACAATTTGAAGGGAATAACCTACCAGATCAAGAGAAGTTATTGATTGATTTAAAAGGAATGGAATGTAGATGGGATGAAATTTATCCGTCAGCAAACTCAAAAAGAATAGCCTGTTTATTAATTAGTGCTACTAGTGAAACCAAGCAAGCAGAAATTTTTAATCAAATTATAAACGAGATCGATTATATTTTTGGTGACTTGCATCAAAGAAACCCAATAACCATTCAAAGACTAAAGTTAAAGCCAACTCTAAAGAAAATTAAAAAAGAAATGTATACCAGAATTGGAGTGTATAAATCTGGTTATTTAATGAATAATTGGTTAATTACTTTTTTTGGGCAGTATTACTTTAAGTTTTTTAATTCGGGTAAAAGTTACTTGTACAAGGTTACCCAATTGTCTGACACTATTATGTTAGATGGTTCTATAAATACCGTAATTTCTGGAGATGATAGACAGTTTGCAAAGCTTAAAACCTTTTTAGATAGCTTAGAATTAAGTGGTAAAATTATTTATGGCTTGCATAAAACATATGCATCTATTTTATCTTGTTATGTAGAGGATAGAGATAGGAAACATATACACTTTGTAGATGGTACAGAAGGTGGTTATACAACAGCCTCTATTGAGTATAAGACTAAAATAAAAAAACAATACATATCTAAATTTTAG
- a CDS encoding AraC family transcriptional regulator, whose translation MKVFVKFDINKVCTTVLENVLNDINIEHKMVGFGEVDLAKPLTEEVAQQLSNKLDEYGIEVVQNQKSILVQKIKDAIVDMVFNEENTVNVKSSVYLAEKLDHSYGYLANLFSEVTYTSIENFIILQKIEYTKQLILKGNLSLTEIAFKLNYSSVAHLSTQFKKTTGITPSSFQRIIKKRKELNS comes from the coding sequence ATGAAGGTATTTGTAAAGTTCGATATCAATAAAGTTTGTACTACTGTTTTAGAAAATGTACTAAATGATATTAATATAGAGCACAAAATGGTTGGTTTTGGTGAAGTAGATTTGGCAAAACCACTTACTGAAGAAGTTGCTCAGCAGTTATCTAACAAATTAGATGAGTATGGAATAGAAGTGGTTCAAAACCAAAAAAGTATCTTAGTACAAAAAATTAAAGATGCTATAGTAGACATGGTTTTTAATGAAGAAAATACAGTAAACGTAAAAAGCTCTGTATATCTTGCCGAAAAACTAGATCATAGCTATGGCTATTTAGCCAATTTATTTTCTGAAGTAACATACACTTCTATAGAAAATTTTATCATCCTCCAAAAAATAGAATATACAAAACAGCTTATTCTAAAAGGTAATTTAAGTTTAACCGAAATTGCCTTTAAACTAAATTATTCTAGTGTTGCTCATTTAAGCACACAATTCAAAAAAACAACAGGTATAACCCCTTCTTCTTTTCAAAGAATTATTAAGAAGAGGAAAGAATTGAACAGTTAA
- a CDS encoding response regulator, which yields MNDNYIKVILADDDEDDRLFFTDAFEELKITTKVNTFNDGVYLMDHLNSADITLPEILFLDLNMPRKSGMDCLKEIRANDRFKDIAVAIYSTSSSEEDVENTFVLGANIYIKKPNDFKKLKKVLSEIVTINWQYHTNGLNKDNFLLRL from the coding sequence ATGAATGATAATTACATTAAAGTTATTTTGGCAGATGATGATGAAGATGATAGATTATTTTTTACAGATGCCTTTGAAGAATTAAAAATTACAACCAAAGTAAATACATTTAATGATGGTGTTTATTTGATGGATCATTTAAATTCTGCAGATATTACTCTTCCCGAAATTCTGTTTTTAGATTTAAATATGCCCCGAAAATCGGGTATGGATTGCCTAAAAGAAATTAGAGCCAATGATCGATTTAAAGACATTGCAGTTGCCATTTATTCTACCTCATCTTCAGAAGAAGATGTTGAAAATACCTTTGTTTTAGGCGCCAATATTTATATAAAAAAGCCAAACGATTTTAAAAAATTAAAGAAAGTGCTATCGGAAATTGTAACCATAAATTGGCAATATCACACCAATGGTTTAAACAAGGATAACTTTTTATTAAGACTTTAA
- a CDS encoding CHASE3 domain-containing protein — protein sequence MEVNTKKKSVLFVQASFFAALLIIAIVGGITYKTTKNLSDATDLVVHTYKLNVELEQILSYLKDAETGQRGYILTTDSLYLEPFFSGREKINNTFAELKELTRNDKVQQENLVALSKLIDNRMANFDKSATFILFDSLKTEDFAEVFLEGKHMMDAIRDKIASMIALERAQLSYRQKAYKSSLNLTPVFLFALILLSLALVLIAYFKTAKDVKDLKRTNQELEIFKESTNQAEIISRHGNWVYHIEKGTYDYSDNLYRLLGEQPQSFEPTTENFMSFVHPDDLEKLQEDVAKMLENEHLPFIHYRIIQKSGNIRYLKAYGQTIELDGTRKLLGTTTDVTDEIEGIKLLEERNAELERNNKELSAFNHVASHDLQEPLRKIQTFLSRLVDTEENNLSEKGTLYISRIQNAATRMRLLIDDLLQFSRTNKIEKNFVTSNINLLLENAKQDLAEAISESNAEIVADNFPVMDVIPFQIQQLFLNLIGNSIKYQSKGTEPKIKITYERINALEDDKLVKPKKEFYHKLEFTDNGIGFSNEYAEQIFVLFNRLHNKSDYSGTGIGLSICKKIIENHDGYIFADGVSGEGATFTVYLPIS from the coding sequence ATGGAGGTAAATACTAAGAAAAAATCTGTTTTATTTGTTCAAGCTTCATTTTTTGCTGCACTTCTTATTATAGCTATAGTTGGTGGTATTACCTATAAAACCACCAAAAACTTATCTGATGCTACAGACTTAGTAGTTCATACCTATAAGTTAAATGTAGAATTAGAGCAAATTTTATCTTATTTAAAAGATGCAGAAACAGGCCAAAGAGGTTACATTTTAACCACAGATTCTTTGTACTTAGAACCTTTTTTTAGTGGTAGAGAAAAAATAAATAACACTTTTGCTGAGCTTAAAGAACTTACTAGAAACGACAAAGTTCAACAAGAAAACCTAGTTGCATTAAGCAAACTTATTGATAATAGAATGGCTAATTTTGATAAATCTGCCACATTCATACTTTTTGATAGCCTTAAAACTGAAGATTTTGCTGAAGTTTTTCTGGAAGGTAAACATATGATGGATGCCATTCGTGATAAAATTGCATCAATGATTGCCTTAGAAAGAGCGCAATTAAGTTACAGACAAAAAGCCTACAAAAGTAGTTTAAACCTAACACCAGTATTCTTATTCGCACTAATTCTACTCTCTTTAGCCTTGGTGTTAATAGCCTATTTTAAAACCGCAAAAGATGTTAAAGATTTAAAAAGAACCAACCAAGAATTAGAAATTTTTAAAGAGTCTACCAACCAAGCAGAAATTATAAGTAGGCATGGAAATTGGGTGTATCATATAGAAAAAGGCACTTATGATTATTCAGATAATCTTTATCGATTATTAGGTGAACAACCCCAATCTTTTGAGCCTACAACAGAAAATTTTATGTCTTTTGTGCATCCAGATGATTTGGAAAAACTGCAAGAAGATGTTGCTAAAATGTTAGAAAATGAACATCTACCCTTTATACATTATAGAATTATTCAGAAAAGTGGTAATATAAGATACCTTAAGGCTTATGGCCAAACTATAGAATTAGATGGTACTCGTAAACTTTTAGGAACCACAACAGATGTTACTGACGAGATTGAAGGTATAAAGTTGTTAGAGGAAAGAAATGCAGAATTAGAAAGAAACAACAAAGAATTATCTGCATTTAATCATGTTGCTAGTCATGATTTACAAGAACCTTTGCGTAAAATTCAAACCTTCTTATCGAGATTAGTAGATACAGAAGAAAACAATCTATCAGAAAAAGGTACATTATATATTTCTAGAATACAAAATGCAGCAACAAGAATGCGTTTGTTAATAGATGATTTACTTCAATTTTCGAGAACAAATAAAATAGAAAAGAATTTTGTAACCTCTAACATTAACCTTCTTTTAGAAAATGCAAAACAAGATTTAGCTGAAGCAATTTCTGAATCTAATGCTGAAATTGTCGCAGATAATTTTCCTGTAATGGATGTAATTCCTTTTCAAATTCAGCAATTATTTTTAAATCTTATTGGTAACTCCATAAAATACCAAAGTAAAGGTACAGAGCCAAAAATTAAAATTACGTACGAACGCATTAATGCTTTAGAAGATGATAAACTAGTGAAGCCCAAAAAAGAGTTTTATCATAAGTTAGAGTTTACAGACAATGGAATTGGCTTTAGCAATGAATATGCAGAGCAAATTTTTGTACTCTTTAATAGATTGCATAACAAAAGTGATTATTCAGGAACAGGTATTGGTTTATCTATCTGTAAAAAAATTATTGAAAATCATGATGGCTATATTTTTGCTGATGGCGTTTCTGGTGAAGGAGCCACTTTTACAGTGTATTTACCTATTTCTTAA